Proteins encoded together in one bacterium window:
- a CDS encoding YbaB/EbfC family nucleoid-associated protein: MIDIFSLVRNIGRLESLRDELLARLKEKRVIGQSGGGMVEVTCDGMKDVLEIKIEEGLEKDVSMLSDLIVSAISDSQKKAEALFIEEIKGLISQFNP, from the coding sequence ATGATAGACATTTTTTCTTTGGTGAGAAATATCGGAAGGCTTGAATCTTTAAGGGATGAGCTTTTAGCAAGGCTGAAAGAAAAAAGGGTAATTGGGCAATCGGGTGGAGGGATGGTTGAGGTTACCTGTGATGGAATGAAGGATGTTTTGGAGATAAAGATAGAAGAAGGGTTAGAGAAAGATGTTAGCATGCTTTCCGACCTTATTGTATCTGCCATTTCTGATTCTCAAAAAAAGGCAGAAGCCCTATTTATAGAGGAAATAAAAGGCCTAATTTCTCAATTTAACCCATAA